One part of the Prunus persica cultivar Lovell chromosome G5, Prunus_persica_NCBIv2, whole genome shotgun sequence genome encodes these proteins:
- the LOC18776290 gene encoding protein ROOT INITIATION DEFECTIVE 3, whose protein sequence is MAKNGSEAVVVCSDKSMGIGITIWGIDTGDRLLHIPTCASAPHGLVCLRNQFLVASQIHKHGSVGGGAISMWPLNKPQQPIRSYPLEAIGPLSCTKDGVYLAGGALSGNVYLWEVANGKLLKTWRGHHRSLNCMLFSDDGSLLVSASDDGMICVWSMVGLLDMEDSQSFPSLLHYSMEHKSSITGLLTTSGSSNVVLISSSLDGSCKVWDLVLGKLMQTQVYLLAITAVVLHPTEQLFFSGSIDGRIFVNKLEIGLVENSLAAAEDQKSVIKGHKGAVTALTFSQAGLVSASEDCTICIWDITNWAIIRRFDHKKGAVTNLAVIPRSSLLSVSNHRRVSNAFGVSSLDKYPQPPNSSKEKMPLLSSCHFLKGNQTTHSEQQICDTEEEFSPAAMQMKLETSLEHRMWATRMAKHVMEMNTHLQTRLLDLMQSGLLRSTSTEMDSPPTKKRETRMFDESPPFQGEEQP, encoded by the exons atggcTAAAAATGGTAGCGAGGCAGTGGTTGTGTGCAGCGACAAGAGCATGGGAATAGGGATAACTATATGGGGCATAGACACGGGGGATCGTCTTCTTCACATACCAACCTGTGCTTCTGCTCCTCATGGTCTTGTGTGCCTGAGAAACCAGTTCCTTGTAGCTTCTCAGATTCACAAACATGGCTCTGTTGGAGGAGGGGCCATTTCTATGTGGCCCTTGAACAAG CCTCAGCAGCCTATTCGGAGCTACCCACTAGAGGCCATTGGGCCACTTTCTTGCACAAAGGATGGTGTATATCTTGCAGGTGGTGCCCTATCTGGAAACGTTTACCTTTGGGAG GTTGCCAATGGAAAATTGCTCAAAACTTGGCGTGGACATCATAGATCTTTGAACTGTATGCTGTTTTCTGATGACGGCTCTCTTCTCGTTTCTGCTTCAGATGATGGGATGATATGTGTGTGGTCTATGGTCGG TTTGCTGGACATGGAAGATTCTCAAAGCTTTCCCTCGTTATTACATTATTCAATGGAGCATAAATCCTCTATAACTGGCCTGTTAACTACATCAGGCAGCTCAAATGTAGTCTTAATATCAAGCTCACTTGATGGCTCATGCAAG GTATGGGATTTAGTCTTGGGAAAGCTTATGCAAACTCAAGTTTATCTGCTAGCAATAACTGCAGTTGTTCTTCACCCAACAGAGCAGCTCTTTTTTTCTGGAAGTATAGATGGAAGAATTTTTGTGAACAAACTTGAAATCGGACTGGTCGAAAATTCTTTGGCTGCTGCTGAAGATCAAAAATCTGTGATAAAAGGACACAA GGGAGCTGTCACTGCATTAACCTTCAGTCAAGCAGGTCTGGTATCTGCATCTGAGGACTGCACCATCTGCATCTGGGATATCACCAATTGGGCAATCATCCGAAGATTCGACCATAAAAAAG GGGCTGTAACTAATCTGGCAGTGATTCCACGGTCCTCATTGCTTTCTGTGTCAAACCATCGGAGAGTTTCCAATGCATTTGGTGTTTCTTCGCTCGACAAGTATCCACAGCCTCCCAACTCATCCAAGGAGAAAATGCCTCTTCTTTCATCATGCCACTTCCTCAAAGGAAACCAAACCACTCATTCTGAACAACAAATATGTGACACAGag gaagaattCAGTCCTGCAGCAATGCAAATGAAGTTGGAAACCAGCCTAGAGCACCGGATGTGGGCAACAAGAATGGCAAAACATGTGATGGAGATGAACACGCATTTGCAGACACGTTTGTTAGACTTGATGCAGAGCGGATTGTTGCGGTCCACGTCTACTGAAATGGATTCACCTccaacaaaaaagagagagactcGCATGTTTGATGAGAGTCCCCCATTTCAGGGAGAGGAGCAACCATAA